The following are encoded in a window of Campylobacter concisus ATCC 51562 genomic DNA:
- the thiS gene encoding sulfur carrier protein ThiS: protein MIKFRVNGKIFELENDINVYEFLAQNGYEIKFIALERDGEILPKKLWRESFMSEGKTYEIVTLVGGG from the coding sequence ATGATCAAATTTAGAGTAAATGGCAAAATTTTCGAGCTTGAAAATGATATAAATGTTTATGAATTTTTAGCTCAAAATGGCTATGAGATTAAATTTATAGCCCTTGAGCGAGACGGAGAAATTTTGCCAAAAAAGCTTTGGCGTGAAAGCTTTATGAGCGAGGGCAAAACTTATGAGATCGTCACTTTAGTTGGCGG